A section of the Humulus lupulus chromosome 2, drHumLupu1.1, whole genome shotgun sequence genome encodes:
- the LOC133814032 gene encoding protein REVEILLE 3-like: MESENRNPPQGFCYPEPEPEPLNMYTGLPGINSMPPPANSTPSSTAAAAANTTSLEVPPNKKIRKTYTITKPRQTWTEQEHEKFVEAIKLFHRDWKKIETFIGSKTVIQIRSHAQKYFEKISKSGKNEHVPPPRPKKKATHPYPHKAPNNASNVGHVTTASNVVPQVEEDDWRFFVPQFTDNTVNDHTYSEAIKEMNMSLRKLYQEIQSRSTRYSQHINE, encoded by the exons ATGGAGTCTGAAAATCGAAACCCACCTCAAGGATTTTGCTACCCTGAACCTGAACCAGAACCACTGAATATGTATACGGGCCTGCCCGGGATCAATTCGATGCCACCGCCGGCGAATTCCACACCGTCGTCCACTGCGGCTGCTGCTGCTAATACGACGTCGCTCGAGGTCCCTCCGAATAAGAAGATCCGAAAAACCTATACGATTACCAAGCCGAGGCAGACCTGGACGGAGCAGGAGCATGAAAAGTTTGTCGAAGCTATAAAATT ATTTCATCGCGACTGGAAGAAGATTGAAACATTCATTGGTTCAAAAACTGTCATTCAG ATACGTAGCCACGCACAGAAGTACTTTGAGAAAATTTCTAAAAGTGGGAAAAATGAACATGTACCTCCTCCTCGACCAAAGAAGAAGGCTACTCATCCATACCCACACAAAGCCCCTAATAATG CTTCAAATGTTGGTCATGTCACTACAGCTTCAAATGTTGTACCACAAGTGGAAGAAG ATGATTGGAGGTTCTTTGTCCCTCAATTTACAGATAACACTGTAAACGATCATACATACTCCGAGGCAATAAAAG AGATGAACATGAGCCTTCGAAAGCTCTACCAAGAAATCCAATCCAGGAGTACAAGGTATTCTCAGCACATTAACGAGTGA